The Toxorhynchites rutilus septentrionalis strain SRP chromosome 3, ASM2978413v1, whole genome shotgun sequence genome includes a region encoding these proteins:
- the LOC129776831 gene encoding TBP-related factor isoform X2, with translation MAHSKNPHIQIPPQCGITMQMPMPTGPQEAINSLQVKNCVATVSLGCDLNLQTINFRTRNTEYNPSRFHGVVMRIRDPRCTALVFRSGKIVCTGAKNVHDANLAARKFARIIQKVGYNVRFVEFKVQNLVATVDLRFPIRLENLNQIHGQFSSYEPELFPGLIYRMVKPRVVLLIFVNGKIVFTGAKSEQEITESLENIYPILQSFRKN, from the exons ATGGCGCATTCCAAAAACCCGCACATTCAA ATACCGCCACAATGCGGAATTACGATGCAAATGCCCATGCCAACTGGGCCCCAAGAGGCAATCAATTCACTACAAGTCAA aaattgTGTAGCCACCGTTAGTTTGGGGTGCGATTTGAACCTTCAGACGATCAACTTTCGAACGCGGAACACCGAATACAACCCGTCTCGCTTCCACGGAGTCGTAATGAGGATACGGGATCCCCGGTGCACGGCCTTGGTGTTCCGCTCTGGCAAAATCGTCTGTACCGGAGCCAAAAATGTACATGACGCAAACTTAGCTGCACGAAAGTTCGCTCGCATCATTCAGAAGGTTGGCTATAATGTACGGTTCGTCGAGTTTAAAGTGCAAAACCTGGTAGCCACCGTGGACCTACGGTTTCCTATCCGGCTGGAGAACCTTAATCAGATACACGGACAGTTTAGTTCGTACGAACCAGAGCTGTTTCCCGGGTTGATTTATAGGATGGTTAAACCACGGGTCGTGCTGCTCATATTTGTCAATGGAAAAATCGTCTTCACCGGGGCTAAATCCGAGCAGGAAATCACAGAAAGCTTGGAGAATATCTATCCCATATTGCAGAGCTTTCGGAAGAATTAA
- the LOC129776831 gene encoding TBP-related factor isoform X1, with the protein MDKSNQDSTVKTILNGAFQKPAHSSSSPQISKIPPQCGITMQMPMPTGPQEAINSLQVKNCVATVSLGCDLNLQTINFRTRNTEYNPSRFHGVVMRIRDPRCTALVFRSGKIVCTGAKNVHDANLAARKFARIIQKVGYNVRFVEFKVQNLVATVDLRFPIRLENLNQIHGQFSSYEPELFPGLIYRMVKPRVVLLIFVNGKIVFTGAKSEQEITESLENIYPILQSFRKN; encoded by the exons ATGGACAAATCAAATCAGGATTCTACTGTCAAAACGATCCTCAATGGCGCATTCCAAAAACCCGCACATTCAAGTAGTTCACCGCAAATATCAAAA ATACCGCCACAATGCGGAATTACGATGCAAATGCCCATGCCAACTGGGCCCCAAGAGGCAATCAATTCACTACAAGTCAA aaattgTGTAGCCACCGTTAGTTTGGGGTGCGATTTGAACCTTCAGACGATCAACTTTCGAACGCGGAACACCGAATACAACCCGTCTCGCTTCCACGGAGTCGTAATGAGGATACGGGATCCCCGGTGCACGGCCTTGGTGTTCCGCTCTGGCAAAATCGTCTGTACCGGAGCCAAAAATGTACATGACGCAAACTTAGCTGCACGAAAGTTCGCTCGCATCATTCAGAAGGTTGGCTATAATGTACGGTTCGTCGAGTTTAAAGTGCAAAACCTGGTAGCCACCGTGGACCTACGGTTTCCTATCCGGCTGGAGAACCTTAATCAGATACACGGACAGTTTAGTTCGTACGAACCAGAGCTGTTTCCCGGGTTGATTTATAGGATGGTTAAACCACGGGTCGTGCTGCTCATATTTGTCAATGGAAAAATCGTCTTCACCGGGGCTAAATCCGAGCAGGAAATCACAGAAAGCTTGGAGAATATCTATCCCATATTGCAGAGCTTTCGGAAGAATTAA
- the LOC129775832 gene encoding endoplasmic reticulum transmembrane helix translocase, whose product MTEGKASRRNGSLDELVQYVTLHNPIPVLLSGSVLPMIVLIVLWVYLWIFVYGFEEYFEAAMLVIVGIAFVQIFVCLCCFWSVHVQTFLNCRKAKDPEHASLAKVVPTENNGSSKLVKVCRTVLDEKSDKSEPIYWFLFQKTKYVWDPEKKQFRSVEFPIHRTYVEYFDSKGHQEDADVQLSEKTYGNNNMEMVVPEFLELFIERATAPFFVFQIFSVLLWCLDEYMYYSLFTLGMLISFECILVQQQLRNMSEIRKMGNKPYMINVFRNRKWRPIKSNLLVPGDLVSITRSQEENIVPCDLLLIRGTCIVDESMLTGESVPQMKESLENTDDHKKELDIEADGKLYVLFGGTKVVQHSSPSKGAMRSPDSGCIGYVLRTGFNTSQGKLLRTILFGVKRVTENNLETFAFILFLMVFAIAAAVYVWIKGSEDPERNRYKLFLECTLILTSIIPPDLPIELSLAVNTSLLQLSKLFVFCTEPFRIPFAGKVQICCFDKTGTLTSDNLVVEGVAGLRKDTSITAIGEIPESTAHVLGSCHSLVQLDDGLVGDPLEKATLTAIDWNLTKGDSVVPKRGKFKPLRIYQRFHFSSSLKRMSVLAGHLVPFSNETCYIGTVKGAPEVIMKMLKTIPENYEETYLEYSRRGARVLALGYKSFGTMDNAAVRELKRVDVEKDLDFAGFIIISCPLKPDSKYAIKEIIQASHKVMMITGDNPLTACHVAKELRFTKRTIVVLTHDELNDSWRWDSINGEIRIPFSEKMPVKDIYKQHDFCITGEGLQYLDGGHHAYLLQLVPYVTVFARFAPKQKEFIITTLKQLGFYTLMCGDGTNDVGALKHANVGVSLLSHQPTRAEKRQLRTVAADGEGEKKRDKTEERKALTPRERAILKHRENLNSNQERLQKVLKEIDEDQVQIVKLGDASIAAPFTSRSSSINCVCHIIKQGRCTLVTTLQMFKILALNALISAYCQSVLYIDGVKNSDTQLTLHGLLTAVCFLFITRSKPLKVLSKQAPLPNIFNLYSVTTILAQFAVHFSALIYLVNEAKLRSPPSEGKIKLNLDMEPDEKEEFVPNIVNSTVYIISVAMQIATVAVNYKGHPFMESMRENKLLSYAILTSSTIVLCLALGIVPDLLTTFEVIDFESDFRKILVGVLIADMVLAYLVDRICSFLFGEMRKKTDIVT is encoded by the exons ATGACCGAAGGGAAGGCCAGCAGAAGAAATGGCTCGTTGGACGAGCTGGTGCAATATGTTACGCTGCACAATCCCATTCCCGTGTTGCTGAGTGGAAGTGTACTGCCGATGATAGTGTTAATCGTCCTGTGGGTCTATCTGTGGATTTTCGTGTATGGATTTGAGGAGTACTTTGAGGCGGCAATGCTGGTTATTGTGGGGATTGCATTCGTTCAGATATTCGTTTGTCTGTGCTGCTTCTGGAGTGTGCATGTTCAGACGTTTCTTAACTGCAGGAAG GCCAAAGATCCCGAACACGCCTCCCTAGCAAAAGTAGTCCCTACTGAGAACAATGGTTCCTCCAAACTGGTGAAGGTCTGTCGCACGGTGCTCGACGAAAAAAGCGACAAATCGGAGCCCATCTATTGGTTCCTCTTCCAGAAAACAAAGTACGTTTGGGATCCGGAAAAGAAACAGTTCCGCAGTGTGGAATTCCCTATCCATCGGACCTACGTGGAGTATTTCGATTCGAAGGGCCATCAGGAGGATGCCGATGTGCAATTGTCGGAGAAAACCTACGGCAACAATAACATGGAGATGGTCGTTCCGGAGTTCCTTGAACTGTTCATCGAAAGGGCGACGGCGCCATTCTTTGTGTTTCAAATTTTCTCCGTTCTGCTGTggtgtttggatgaatatatgTACTATTCGCTGTTTACACTGGGGATGCTTATCTCGTTCGAATGCATTCTGGTGCAGCAGCAGCTCAGGAACATGTCCGAGATCCGAAAAATGGGAAACAAGCCGTACATGATCAATGTGTTCCGCAACAGGAAGTGGAGACCGATCAAATCGAATTTGCTCGTGCCCGGTGATCTGGTTTCGATTACACGTTCCCAGGAGGAGAATATTGTGCCGTGCGATTTGCTGCTCATCCGGGGAACTTGCATCGTTGATGAGAGCATGTTGACAG GTGAATCCGTTCCCCAGATGAAGGAATCTCTCGAGAATACAGACGATCACAAGAAAGAGTTGGACATCGAAGCGGACGGCAAACTGTATGTGCTTTTTGGTGGAACCAAAGTGGTTCAACATTCCTCGCCAAGCAAGGGAGCAATGCGATCCCCGGACAGTGGGTGTATCGGTTACGTCCTCCGCACCGGATTTAACACATCCCAGGGGAAGCTGCTGCGAACGATTTTGTTCGGGGTGAAAAGGGTCACCGAGAATAATCTGGAAACGTTTGCATTTATTCTGTTCCTGATGGTGTTTGCGATTGCGGCTGCGGTTTACGTGTGGATTAAGGGCTCGGAAGATCCAGAGCGAAACCGATACAAATTGTTCCTGGAGTGTACGCTTATTTTAACCTCAATCATTCCACCGGATCTACCGATCGAGCTCTCGCTGGCCGTGAACACCTCTCTGCTGCAGCTGTCGAAACTGTTTGTGTTTTGTACGGAACCTTTTAGGATACCCTTCGCTGGGAAGGTGCAAATTTGCTGTTTTGATAAGACTGGAACCCTAACTAGTGATAATTTGGTTGTGGAAGGAGTAGCAGGGTTGAGGAAAGATACAAGTATTACCGCTATCGGCGAGATTCCGGAGTCCACAGCTCATGTTCTAGGATCGTGTCATTCACTGGTTCAACTGGATGATGGATTGGTGGGTGATCCGCTCGAGAAGGCAACATTAACGGCGATCGATTGGAACTTGACGAAGGGTGATTCGGTGGTACCGAAGCGAGGAAAGTTCAAGCCATTGCGAATTTatcagcgttttcatttttcgtcCTCATTAAAACGGATGTCTGTCCTTGCTGGTCACCTGGTTCCATTTAGCAACGAGACCTGCTATATCGGAACCGTGAAAGGAGCCCCCGAGGTGATAATGAAAATGCTGAAAACAATCCCCGAGAATTATGAGGAAACATATTTGGAATACTCTCGTCGTGGAGCTCGTGTACTTGCTCTTGGCTATAAATCTTTCGGAACGATGGATAATGCCGCAGTTCGTGAGTTGAAGCGCGTGGACGTAGAGAAAGATCTAGATTTTGCCGGTTTTATCATTATCTCCTGTCCTCTGAAGCCGGATTCTAAGTATGCTATTAAGGAAATCATACAAGCTTCGCACAAGGTAATGATGATTACCGGAGACAATCCGTTGACAGCGTGTCACGTGGCCAAGGAACTTCGCTTTACGAAACGCACGATTGTTGTTTTGACACACGACGAGTTGAATGATTCCTGGCGTTGGGACTCAATCAACGGCGAGATAAGGATTCCGTTCAGCGAAAAAATGCCCGTTAAAGATATCTACAAACAGCACGATTTTTGCATAACAGGCGAGGGTCTTCAGTACTTGGATGGCGGGCATCACGCTTACCTGTTACAGCTGGTGCCATACGTTACCGTGTTCGCTAGATTCGCTCCGAAGCAAAAAGAGTTCATTATTACAACTCTGAAGCAGCTTGGATTCTACACGTTGATGTGTGGAGACGGAACCAATGATGTCGGTGCGCTGAAGCACGCGAATGTTGGAGTTTCGTTACTGAGTCACCAACCAACCAGAGCGGAGAAGCGACAGCTACGAACCGTGGCTGCCGATGGAGAAGGGGAGAAAAAACGAGACAAGACGGAAGAACGAAAGGCGTTGACTCCCAGGGAGAGGGCGATTTTGAAGCATCGTGAAAACCTGAACTCCAACCAAGAGCGGTTGCAGAAGGTACTGAAGGAAATAGACGAAGACCAAGTGCAGATTGTGAAACTTGGAGATGCGAGTATTGCGGCGCCCTTCACCAGTCGGTCATCTTCGATCAATTGTG TGTGCCACATCATCAAGCAGGGTCGCTGTACGCTCGTAACTACGCTGCAAATGTTCAAAATCCTGGCCCTGAACGCACTAATCTCCGCTTACTGCCAATCGGTGCTGTACATCGACGGGGTAAAAAACAGTGACACACAGCTAACGCTGCATGGTCTCCTCACGGCGGTATGTTTCCTGTTCATCACACGATCCAAGCCACTGAAGGTGCTCTCCAAGCAGGCACCACTACCAaacattttcaatttatacTCGGTGACGACGATTTTGGCTCAGTTTGCGGTGCACTTCTCCGCACTAATATACCTGGTGAACGAGGCAAAGTTACGGTCGCCTCCGAG TGAAGGTAAAATCAAGCTCAATTTGGATATGGAACCGGACGAAAAGGAAGAATTCGTTCCAAACATTGTCAACAGCACGGTGTATATAATCAGTGTGGCGATGCAGATCGCCACCGTTGCGGTGAACTACAAGGGACATCCGTTCATGGAAAGTATGCGTGAAAACAAGCTGCTATCGTATGCCATCTTAACGTCCAGTACGATCGTGCTCTGTTTGGCACTTGGAATTGTGCCCGATTTGCTCACAACCTTTGAGGTGATAGACTTCGAATCTGAT TTCCGCAAAATTCTCGTCGGCGTATTAATAGCGGACATGGTCCTCGCCTATCTGGTGGACCGCATATGTTCCTTCCTATTCGGTGAAATGAGGAAGAAAACGGATATCGTTACCTAG